attttcagatttctcGCTAGATCGTGTAGCGCCGTCCTTCGACACTGGGTGTCTCAAAACCAAGTTTTACATCAATTATAGTGTTTTCTTCTAAAATTTATTGACATTAATCCCGGtctatatattcttttcatttttgataaaagaaaattatgagttttaaatgaattaataaatgaattatcAACGAATAGCTTAACAATATTCAAGtgtatttcaatgtttacatttaaagtcaaacattttaataaacgTTACTCTTACCAGTCGCAAAATTGTGCGTAACATCCTGATCTTAAAAATGACAGCATACTGTCCAAATACTGATTATTCACTGTTTTGCAGATTTCATAGCAAGATTTATCTTTCAGGATATTAGATGGCTGGTGTTCTATCGAGATCACAAGTTTCAGAAGATATTCAAGATTATTTTCGCAAAGACAGAGGAAGAAATCCAGGAAATAACCATACATCTGTAAACACGTCACGCAATAAATCACCAAGAAACAGAGACAATCCGTCAAAATGCGATTCCTTGGGAATACTGATTGACAAACCAAAACACAAACAGTATAGTACTCTTCAGACCCGAATTGCTTCATTCGAAAATTGGCCACAGGATAAAACACAAGAGGTAAGGCAGTTAGCTGAAGCTGGATTTGGGTATACAGGAGTAGACGACTCTGTTAGATGTTTTTATTGCAGTATAGGACTAAAAGATTGGCCAGAAGGAGCTTGTCCCTGGGAACAACATGTTCTAGCCAGCCCAGATTGTGGTCACGTGATTCAGTGTAAAGGTAAAGGGTATATCAGAAAAATTCTAGGAGAAAAAGACCAAGACTCTGATGTTGACGTGGACGATTCAGACGAAGTAGTGGATACTGTACAGCTAGCTATAAATAGAAACGAAGGTGCTGTTATTGCTGCAAGAGAATATTGTACAGATGAAGATATCTTAAAAAGGGCAATAAAAACATTGATCAAGCAAGACGCACAGAAACAATTCTCAGCTGTCGAACTtgtaaaagttgttcaaaataTTGAAGAAACAAACGAA
The sequence above is a segment of the Mercenaria mercenaria strain notata chromosome 3, MADL_Memer_1, whole genome shotgun sequence genome. Coding sequences within it:
- the LOC128555820 gene encoding E3 ubiquitin-protein ligase XIAP-like, giving the protein MAGVLSRSQVSEDIQDYFRKDRGRNPGNNHTSVNTSRNKSPRNRDNPSKCDSLGILIDKPKHKQYSTLQTRIASFENWPQDKTQEVRQLAEAGFGYTGVDDSVRCFYCSIGLKDWPEGACPWEQHVLASPDCGHVIQCKGKGYIRKILGEKDQDSDVDVDDSDEVVDTVQLAINRNEGAVIAAREYCTDEDILKRAIKTLIKQDAQKQFSAVELVKVVQNIEETNENTNVSEELSEDEEQDNIETDGEGSESEEDMEETNRKLKEPVTCKI